From Chryseobacterium camelliae:
AGTAATTCCGGGCCATGGAGATTACGGAGACCAAAGACTTCTTGACTATACCATTCTCTTGTTTAAAAATAAATAAGGCTGACCTAGGACTTCTTTTTGTAACATAGAATAAGGCTGTCGTATCCGGACAGCCTTTCAAGGTTAAAAAGTAAGTACCACTTTACCGATATGCTTTCCGTTCCTGAAATATTTCATAGCTTCAGCAATATCTTCGACAGGAAATACCCGGTCTATATAAGGTCTGATGGCATTCACGCCAAATGCACGGATCATATCTTCAAACGATGTTCTGGAACCCACCTGAACCCCATGAATAGTCAGGCTTTTCTGGAGCACCGGAAAAGCAGATAATTCTGCAAACTGACCTCCCAGCAACCCGACTACAGCAATTTTACCATTCAGTTTTACGACTTCAGCAGTTTTATTCAGCTCAGCCCAGGACATCTCTACGGCAACATCTGCACCTTCCCCATCAGTCAGCTCAAGGATCCGATGCTGCCATTCCGGGTACCGCCGGTAGTTGACTGTGATATCTGCACCGAGTTTCCGGGCAACTTCAAGCTTTTCATCTGATCCTGAAGTGATGATTACTTTAGCACCTATCATTTTCGCTATCTGTAAAGCAAAAACAGAAGCCCCGCCGGTTCCCTGTACCAATAAGCTCTGGCCCGGTTTGATGCCGACTGTGTTCACTACAGCTTCCCAGGCAACAAGAGCTGCAATAGGTAGTGTCGATGCTTCTGTGAAGCTCATGTGGTCTGGAATTTTAACCAGAGCCCGCTCACTAAGGCAGATATATTCTGAAAACACGCCATTTACATCCGTTCCCAACCTGCTTTTAAGGTACTCAGCTTTAAGGTCACCATCCTGCCAGTCCTGAATAAAGTGGGTACAGATACGGTCACCTACGGCAAAGTGCTTTACAGAATGTCCAACCTGTACTACCACGCCTGAAGCATCAGACCCCAGAATGTGCGGCAGCGGAGTTCCGAATATCCCTTCCGCAACCATGATATCGAGCTGATTCAGAGAAATGGCATTCACCTTTACCAGCACTTCGTCTGCTCCTACTTCAGGAACAGGATAATCAGTAATTTCGATCTGATCCAATCCATATCCGTTGTTTACTTTAATTGCTCTCATAACGTCTTGTTTTATTGACACAAATTTATTTTATCAGTATATTTGAGTCAAGTATGCACTTTTTGGTATCCTACATACCTAAAGCATACTAATGCTGATTATCAATGAGAAAAATTTACAATGAAAACAAAATTTGCTGATGAGCCGGTGTGCTCTGTAGATTACGCCTTCAAAAGAATCGGTGGGAAATACAAAGGAAGGATCATCTATTACCTTCATCTTAACAACATCATGCGCTACGGTGAACTGCGCAGGATACTTACAGATGTCACTCCAAAAATGCTGACGCAGACATTGCGCGAACTGGAAAATGATATGTTATTATCACGTAAAGTCTACCATGAAGTCCCGCCCAAAGTAGAATACAGCCTTACAGAAACGGGACGTGAACTGATTCCTTTTATTGAACATCTTAAGCAATGGGGAGACCGGCAGATTGAGAAAGAAAAAATGAATGGAATTACATGTCAATAGTTTAATAGCATCATAAATTTAAAACCGTGATTTTTAACATCTTAATAATAACCAAATAAATTTAACTTAAAATTTGTTTTATACTATTGGTCGAAATAAATTTTGTTCATACATTTACATAACTAATTATATAATTAATTATTTTAAAATGGATTTTTTCAATAAAACCGGTAAGATGGCGTTGGGAAGCAGGTTACGCTTACTGACGGCAAAAGTTACGGAGGATTCTTCCAAGATTTATGAACTGTACAAAGTAACATTTTTGCCTAAATGGTTTCCCGTATTTTTTATTCTCTCTGAAGAAGGTCCGAAAACCATTACGGAAATAGCAGAAGAGATCGGACACTCACAACCTTCGGTGACACAGATCATCAAAGAAATGACCAAAGCAGGACTGGTTGAAAACAACCTTCTTTCCACAGACAAACGGCGGAATGTTGCCGGACTTACCGATGAAGGAAAGGCAATTGCCAAACGGATGATCGAAGGCCAATGTGCAGATATAGAAGC
This genomic window contains:
- a CDS encoding zinc-dependent alcohol dehydrogenase family protein, coding for MRAIKVNNGYGLDQIEITDYPVPEVGADEVLVKVNAISLNQLDIMVAEGIFGTPLPHILGSDASGVVVQVGHSVKHFAVGDRICTHFIQDWQDGDLKAEYLKSRLGTDVNGVFSEYICLSERALVKIPDHMSFTEASTLPIAALVAWEAVVNTVGIKPGQSLLVQGTGGASVFALQIAKMIGAKVIITSGSDEKLEVARKLGADITVNYRRYPEWQHRILELTDGEGADVAVEMSWAELNKTAEVVKLNGKIAVVGLLGGQFAELSAFPVLQKSLTIHGVQVGSRTSFEDMIRAFGVNAIRPYIDRVFPVEDIAEAMKYFRNGKHIGKVVLTF
- a CDS encoding winged helix-turn-helix transcriptional regulator — translated: MKTKFADEPVCSVDYAFKRIGGKYKGRIIYYLHLNNIMRYGELRRILTDVTPKMLTQTLRELENDMLLSRKVYHEVPPKVEYSLTETGRELIPFIEHLKQWGDRQIEKEKMNGITCQ